The following DNA comes from Bacillota bacterium.
CTTTTCTTATATAAATGGTACTATTTACTCTGATGCTTTTTATAGCCTTATTAGGTATAATGTACTTTTCCTTATATTCTTTACATTATTAATTTTATATGATTGGTTTAGTTCTGAGAAAAAATATAGGAGACTGCGATAGGAGACGGCAGACTGTGCCAAAATAGAAAATCATGCTAGATTATTGCCTATTGAATCGCGGCCCTAACTAAGCGTCCCCTATTCAAATAATTGTCAATATGTAGGTAAAAGAGGTTGAAAGAGCAAGATACTCCTTTCAATCTCTTTAATATTTCCTTAATTCCTAATATATTTATTATTCTTTTCATGTTATAGGCTAAAAAGGCCAAAGAGGCCTCCGTCTTCACTGACTCTAAGCCACGGGTCAGAAAATACGATAATCCCCATCCCCTTTTCACAGTCCCAAAGGGGTGCTCTACAATCATTTGCCGGGTTTTATATAACTCCTTACTTTCACTGGTCCGTTGATCAACAGTGTCAAGGAAATCCTGGTCTATATGCCTCGTGATAATACGTCCCTTTTTCACCTTTTGTACACAAGTCCTTATACTCACATCTTTTGCAAGCTTCACTATTTGCGTAATTTAATCTCTTTGTCTTATCATTAATAGCCTTTTTTCTAGTACAGCTTAGTTCATGTCCGGCAGGACAGATGTAAACATTCTTTTCTTTGTTGTACATAAATCTATCAGGGTAGAATTCCCGCTCACCTGTCGAGTTTGAAAAGACCTGCTTTGCAACATAGGTTTCTATGCCTTCCTTCTCACATGCTTTAAGATCATCTGCATTGTAATACCCCTTGTCCGCAAGGGCCTTGATGCTATCTACTTCTAAAGCATCCATTGCCCTTTTTCCCATCTTGCTTAACTGACCATGGTCTGACGGGTTATTTATTGCATCACAATCCACTATAAGACAATGCTTGTTATCTACTGCAGTTTGAACGTTATAGCATACGTCCACTCCGTTGTTGTTTACACTCATTAATCTTGCATCTTTATCGGTAGTTGATATCTCATTTATCTCCTTGTCCTCAAGTTCATCCAGATAGCGTTGGTAAGTTTTTTTACGCTCTGTCAACTCCCTAATCCTCATCCTGATTTCTTCTTTATCAGGCTTCCGGCTGCTTACCTCATTGGCGTCGTTTGTATCAAGCTCATTCATGTACTCATCAAGTTTTTCATCGATGTATTTTAGTTTCCGGTTAAGGCTCTTTTTGTTGAAATTATTCTTCTTTGAATTAGAAGCTCTAAATTTTGAACCATCAATCGCTATAACTTCCTTGCCAAACAAATCCCAGCCCTTACACAAGGATACCAATTCATGAAACACCTCGTGTATAGCCTCTTTGTTTTGTTTCCTAAACTCAGCAATTGTCCTATGGTCAGGTTTTAATTTTCTAAGAAGCCATATAAGTTCAATATTCCTACCGGCTTCCTTTTCAAGGTCCCTTGATGATACAATTTTGTTCATATACCCGTACATAAACAGCTTGAGCATATCAGCCGGGTTATATCCAGGCCTGCCGGTACTGGCGGGATTAGCCCTCATAAAACCTAGCTCCACTAAATCCAATGAGTCTACAAAAGCTTCTATTACCCTAACAGGGTTGTCTTCGGTTATATAATCGTCTAAATATTCAGGGTAAGCTATTCTTCTTTTTCTACTTACGCCTTCGATATATCTCATAATTCCACCCTCTTTCTTTTTAACGAGTGGATTATACCACATATCGAGCAATTTATACTAACCAATTACTGGAGTATCGGCACAGTCTGACGGTTCTCCATCTGTCGCATCCTGAGAGATTATGAATGAAGAACGCGACGAAACATTTATTGAGCTGAAGGAAAAGGCAAATGTTATAGATTAAGATGAATAAAATCTTGAGGAATTAGACAAAAGAACCGTCCCCATGTCTGCCATTTGCAGGACCGTAGGTAGCCATGCGGGTACTCATCCTTCTGGAATCGAACCTCCTGGTTATACTGCAGTAACAAGTACTTCATGGCGTAATGTAGATTAATATACAACATAGGGTCTACGGTTGATTTACCCGTAGGCCCTATTTATAATATATGATATAACAGATGGTATTAGAATAAAGTGGTTTGATGATGGATAAAACAGTGCGTTAAGGCTGAGAAGGTAGAGTTTTGAAATAGATACTATTATAGTAGAGGGGGAGTACATACTTGGGATTTAGTATTGGATTTAACAGTCTAGGGTTAGTGAGTTTTATTGTAACACTTATATCTCTTTTAGCTATAGCCATTATTTATAGTCGTATTAAGCAAATTAACTCTATTATGTTTTGGCTTGTAAGCAGCATTGCTATACTTATAGTCTCTTATTTAATATCTATAGTTTTATTTTAATGATTTAATGCACGGTCCCCAATATGCGGGGAGAATAGTAACTAGAGGATATGTTTATGATGAGAGTGAACGTCAAACACTACAAAGCGTAGATATGAAAGCCTTCAGTCCTGCCTACTACAAATAACGTAACACACCGCTTTACAAGCCTTATCCCATTTGTTTAAATTTGAATTAAAGGAACTGGTGGATTAACCAACCAGTTCCTTTAATTTTTATTATAGATCATTCGTATTTATGATAAAGCTTGAAATAAAACCTTACCTGGGAGCCCATGACAGCATAGGTATAGACCATATTACTGTCAAAGTATCGCTAGGTAAGGTTGAGGTTCAAAAGTTTATGCTTTAACAGAGCCGGCTGTATATCATAAAGCTTCATCGTGAAAGGCTGTGTCCTACTGCCATGCAAGGCGCGTGCCGGTAGCCTTGCTCATATGTTCGGTCAGTGCCACCATATCATCCATGTTGACCGTTTTCACATCGTTTTTCCCAACCAGGCCTGCCAGCATTGTCATTTCGGAAGTCGAGGCCTTTATGAAGTTGGCCAGGGCCTTGGTTCCTTCCTCAATGTCAAGCAAATCCCCGTGGTCCCCGAAGGAAAGGAAGAGTTCCGAGGGTGCAACGCCCGGCGGGACTTTATGCCACTGGGAATAGCTCATTGCGATGAGGGCGGCCTCGGCTAGATAAACCGCATTAGCACCCAGGGCCATCGCCTTCAGGCAGTCTCCCGCATCCCGCAGGCCGCCGGTTACTATGAGATCTATGTTGTCACGAACACCACGGCTGATTAAATGGCGGTGGGCCCTACCAATTGCGTATACAAGGGGAATGCCCAGGTTGTTGATAGTTACCTCGGGAGAGTTTGCAGTGCCGCCTCCACCACCATCTATTGTAACAAAATCACATCCCGCTTCAATAATCCTGTCAAGGTCCTTTTCAATATTCCCTGCCGAAATTTTTACGCCGACCGGTACATCTCCGTTGATGTTCCTGACATTTTGGACAATATCCTTCAGGGTTTTCCCCTGGTCAATCTCCGGATGAAGCAGGGGCCTGCTTGAGCTTTGACCGGGTTTTACTCCTAGTTGAGCGGCAAGCTCCTTATCCACATCCTGGTTATCAACGGAACCCGCCAGGGCCCCCATGGAGCCCTGCCCAAAGCGGATCTCCACAGCATCGGCCGCTTTTATTTCCTCATCCGAATTGCCATAACGGGCCCTGTTGAACTGAACTATGTAGTATCTTGCATACCTGCGTTCCTCGGGAAAGAAACCGGTATCCCCTGAGTTACAGGCGGTGTCGGCAAGGGCGGAGGCCTTTCCCCAGCAGATCTTGGTCTGACGGTTGACAGAAAGGCCGAAGGCCATTGCCGACAGCATAATCGGGGTGGATATCCTCAAGGGCCTGTTGGTGTTTTTTCCTATAACCACCTCGGTACTGACGGTTTTGGGATTGGCCGGAAGGGTATCGATCATTGCGGGTACAAACATCAGGTCCTCAAAGGTAGGAAGTTTGCGGGTAGAACCGTACATCTCTATCACGGGAACCCCGTGCTTTGCCCTTTCACCTATTGCGGCAAGCTTGAGCAGCGAAAAACCGTGAACAAGGTG
Coding sequences within:
- a CDS encoding IS1182 family transposase, with the protein product MRYIEGVSRKRRIAYPEYLDDYITEDNPVRVIEAFVDSLDLVELGFMRANPASTGRPGYNPADMLKLFMYGYMNKIVSSRDLEKEAGRNIELIWLLRKLKPDHRTIAEFRKQNKEAIHEVFHELVSLCKGWDLFGKEVIAIDGSKFRASNSKKNNFNKKSLNRKLKYIDEKLDEYMNELDTNDANEVSSRKPDKEEIRMRIRELTERKKTYQRYLDELEDKEINEISTTDKDARLMSVNNNGVDVCYNVQTAVDNKHCLIVDCDAINNPSDHGQLSKMGKRAMDALEVDSIKALADKGYYNADDLKACEKEGIETYVAKQVFSNSTGEREFYPDRFMYNKEKNVYICPAGHELSCTRKKAINDKTKRLNYANSEACKRCEYKDLCTKGEKGTYYHEAYRPGFP
- a CDS encoding transposase; this translates as MKKGRIITRHIDQDFLDTVDQRTSESKELYKTRQMIVEHPFGTVKRGWGLSYFLTRGLESVKTEASLAFLAYNMKRIINILGIKEILKRLKGVSCSFNLFYLHIDNYLNRGRLVRAAIQ
- a CDS encoding FMN-binding glutamate synthase family protein translates to MLGEGIVKNLIDDMLERMRELESTKSPHLVHGFSLLKLAAIGERAKHGVPVIEMYGSTRKLPTFEDLMFVPAMIDTLPANPKTVSTEVVIGKNTNRPLRISTPIMLSAMAFGLSVNRQTKICWGKASALADTACNSGDTGFFPEERRYARYYIVQFNRARYGNSDEEIKAADAVEIRFGQGSMGALAGSVDNQDVDKELAAQLGVKPGQSSSRPLLHPEIDQGKTLKDIVQNVRNINGDVPVGVKISAGNIEKDLDRIIEAGCDFVTIDGGGGGTANSPEVTINNLGIPLVYAIGRAHRHLISRGVRDNIDLIVTGGLRDAGDCLKAMALGANAVYLAEAALIAMSYSQWHKVPPGVAPSELFLSFGDHGDLLDIEEGTKALANFIKASTSEMTMLAGLVGKNDVKTVNMDDMVALTEHMSKATGTRLAWQ
- a CDS encoding DUF3888 domain-containing protein, giving the protein MIKLEIKPYLGAHDSIGIDHITVKVSLGKVEVQKFML